A window of the Ipomoea triloba cultivar NCNSP0323 chromosome 14, ASM357664v1 genome harbors these coding sequences:
- the LOC116004755 gene encoding E3 ubiquitin-protein ligase RHA2B-like yields MRMRSASQAFIFIILIAICIYIFKKMLRMFPQSAILNYVVWAASHLKWAWDCLLIQSFCHVDGTGMWPELGARVFEGESEAEECAVCLCKIEEGEEVGDLRCNHIFHRDYLDRWLATGRNSCPLCRTQVRSAVRRLFDDRYREVIVFDFFSDRRDGCTWWLR; encoded by the coding sequence ATGAGAATGAGAAGCGCTTCACAAGCTTTTATCTTCATCATCCTCATAGCAATCTGCATttacattttcaagaaaatgctCCGAATGTTTCCACAATCTGCTATACTAAACTACGTCGTTTGGGCAGCGTCGCACCTAAAATGGGCTTGGGATTGCCTCCTTATCCAATCATTCTGCCACGTCGACGGCACCGGAATGTGGCCGGAGCTCGGAGCTCGGGTTTTCGAGGGCGAATCGGAGGCAGAAGAATGCGCGGTTTGTTTGTGCAAGATAGAGGAAGGAGAAGAAGTTGGAGACTTGAGGTGTAACCATATTTTCCACCGGGATTACTTGGATAGATGGCTCGCCACTGGCCGGAATTCATGTCCGCTTTGCCGGACCCAAGTCAGGTCAGCCGTCCGACGACTTTTCGACGATCGTTATCGAGAGGTTATTGTGTTCGATTTCTTCTCTGACCGTCGAGATGGATGCACATGGTGGTTACGATGA